A single window of Paenibacillus sp. FSL H8-0537 DNA harbors:
- the metH gene encoding methionine synthase gives MSKPTIQEMMQKRILILDGAMGTMIQQADLTEDDFGGEDMDGCNEILVLTRPDVIRTIHEQYLEAGTDILETNTFGATSVVLAEYDIPEKAREINLAAAKIAREAADKYSTPEHPRYVAGALGPTTKTLSVTGGVTFEELVDSYYEQVVALMEADVDALLLETSQDTLNVKAGSIGIRNAFETMGRELPIMISGTIEPMGTTLAGQSIESFYISLEHLKPISMGLNCATGPEFMRDHIRTLSEIANSAVSCYPNAGLPDENGNYHESPESLAKKMSAFAEQGWLNIAGGCCGTTPEHIRALVETMAKYPPRTKYGEHPAAVSGIDTVYIEPENRPIMIGERTNISGSRKFKRLIKEEKFDEASEIARAQVKGGAHVIDINLQDTDIDEAYAVHNFLPQVVKKIKVPLMLDSTYDHIIELGLKYSQGKAIINSINLEDGEAKFEKILPLIHQYGAAVVMILIDERGQAVSREAKLEVAERSYNLLVDKYGMNPEDIIFDPNMFPVGSGDPQYIGSAVETIEGIKLIKEKYPLAKTILGLSNISFGLPDAGREVLNSVYLYHCTKAGLDYAIVNTEKLERYASIPEEERRLAEELIFNTTDETLAAFVAAFREKKVVKKELISNLTLEERLGSYVVEGTKEGLLPDLDLALAKYTALEVINGPLMRGMEEVGRLFNNNELIVAEVLQSAEVMKASVAHLEQFMEKDESSVKGKIILATVKGDVHDIGKNLVEIILSNNGYKIINLGIKVPPEKLIEAYRNEKADAIGLSGLLVKSAQQMVITAQDMRSAGIDAPILVGGAALTRKFTKTRIGPEYDGLVLYAKDAMDGLDIANKLMDKNHRQRMEDEMAEYKASGGEEEVQSKELPKLTRIERSKISVDAPVYIPPDLDRHILRDVPLPHIIPYINMQMLLGHHLGLKGNVENLLKEKNEKAVHLKETVDNILHEGTTNGILKANGMYRFFPAQSSGNDIIIYDAKDQTKEIKRFTFPRQQVEPFLCLADFLKPVDSGIMDYVGFLVVTAGEGIRDLAGQWKDQGDYLRSHALQSVALEVAEGLAERVHHMMRDIWGYPDPHTMTMKQRHGARYQGIRVSFGYPACPDLEDQGPLFELMKPEDIGVELTEGFMMEPEASVSAMVFSHPEAQYFNVEKVER, from the coding sequence TTGTCGAAACCAACCATACAAGAAATGATGCAAAAGCGGATATTGATTTTGGACGGCGCAATGGGAACGATGATTCAGCAGGCTGATCTTACCGAGGATGATTTTGGCGGCGAGGATATGGATGGGTGTAATGAAATACTCGTGCTGACGCGTCCTGATGTCATCCGTACTATACATGAACAATATTTAGAGGCAGGCACGGACATTTTGGAAACGAATACGTTCGGAGCTACAAGCGTCGTACTGGCTGAATACGATATACCTGAAAAGGCGCGCGAAATTAACCTTGCTGCGGCAAAAATTGCCCGTGAAGCGGCGGATAAATATTCGACACCTGAGCATCCGCGTTATGTGGCAGGGGCGCTTGGTCCGACGACGAAGACGCTTTCCGTAACAGGCGGGGTTACTTTTGAAGAGCTTGTAGACAGCTATTACGAGCAAGTTGTTGCGCTCATGGAGGCGGATGTAGATGCGCTGCTTCTGGAAACATCCCAGGATACGCTTAATGTGAAAGCGGGCAGCATCGGCATTCGCAATGCATTTGAGACGATGGGACGCGAGCTTCCGATTATGATTTCGGGAACGATTGAGCCTATGGGAACGACGCTGGCCGGTCAAAGCATTGAATCCTTCTACATTTCGCTGGAGCATTTGAAGCCAATATCCATGGGGCTGAACTGTGCGACGGGCCCTGAGTTTATGCGTGACCATATTCGTACCCTAAGCGAAATTGCCAATTCGGCAGTCAGCTGTTATCCGAATGCAGGCTTGCCGGATGAGAACGGGAATTATCATGAGTCCCCGGAATCGCTGGCGAAAAAAATGTCTGCTTTTGCCGAGCAGGGCTGGCTGAACATTGCTGGCGGCTGCTGCGGTACGACGCCGGAACATATCCGCGCACTTGTCGAGACGATGGCGAAATATCCGCCGCGTACCAAATATGGTGAGCATCCTGCAGCGGTATCCGGCATTGATACCGTCTATATTGAGCCTGAAAACCGCCCGATTATGATTGGGGAGCGCACGAATATTTCCGGCTCGCGGAAGTTCAAGCGTCTCATTAAGGAAGAGAAGTTTGACGAAGCTTCGGAAATTGCCAGAGCGCAAGTAAAAGGCGGAGCCCATGTCATTGATATTAACTTGCAGGATACGGATATTGATGAAGCATACGCCGTTCATAATTTTTTACCACAAGTCGTCAAGAAGATTAAAGTGCCGCTCATGCTCGATTCAACCTACGATCATATTATCGAGCTGGGCCTTAAATATTCGCAAGGCAAAGCAATCATTAACTCCATTAACTTGGAGGATGGCGAAGCTAAGTTTGAAAAAATTCTTCCCCTTATCCATCAATATGGCGCAGCTGTTGTTATGATTTTAATTGATGAGCGCGGTCAAGCGGTTAGCCGGGAAGCGAAGCTCGAAGTAGCAGAGCGTTCTTATAATTTGCTAGTGGATAAATACGGAATGAATCCAGAGGATATTATTTTTGACCCGAATATGTTCCCGGTTGGCTCTGGCGACCCGCAATATATTGGCTCTGCAGTGGAGACGATTGAGGGTATTAAGCTAATCAAAGAAAAATATCCGCTAGCCAAAACCATTCTTGGTCTCAGCAACATTTCATTCGGTTTGCCGGATGCGGGCCGCGAGGTGCTTAACTCGGTTTATTTGTACCATTGTACAAAAGCGGGACTCGATTATGCGATTGTGAACACCGAGAAGCTGGAGCGATACGCTTCGATTCCTGAAGAGGAGCGCAGACTGGCGGAGGAATTGATTTTTAATACGACGGATGAGACGCTAGCTGCTTTCGTTGCAGCCTTCCGCGAGAAGAAAGTGGTCAAGAAGGAGCTAATCTCCAACCTGACGCTCGAGGAAAGACTCGGTTCCTATGTCGTTGAAGGCACGAAGGAAGGGCTGCTTCCTGATCTGGATTTGGCGCTTGCCAAATATACGGCGCTGGAGGTCATTAATGGACCGCTCATGCGGGGGATGGAAGAGGTCGGCAGACTGTTTAATAATAATGAGCTGATTGTGGCAGAGGTACTGCAAAGCGCAGAGGTCATGAAAGCTTCGGTTGCTCATTTGGAGCAATTTATGGAGAAGGATGAATCGTCCGTAAAAGGGAAAATTATATTGGCGACGGTAAAAGGCGATGTGCATGATATCGGCAAAAACCTCGTTGAGATTATTTTGTCCAACAACGGTTACAAAATTATAAATCTCGGCATTAAAGTACCGCCTGAGAAGCTTATAGAAGCTTATCGCAATGAAAAGGCGGATGCGATTGGCCTGTCGGGCTTGCTCGTTAAATCTGCGCAGCAGATGGTCATTACGGCTCAGGATATGCGCAGTGCAGGCATTGACGCGCCGATTCTTGTCGGTGGTGCGGCGTTGACCCGGAAATTTACGAAGACGCGGATTGGTCCGGAATATGACGGCTTGGTGCTGTACGCCAAGGATGCAATGGACGGGCTTGATATTGCCAATAAGCTGATGGATAAGAACCACCGTCAACGGATGGAAGATGAAATGGCCGAATACAAAGCATCGGGCGGCGAAGAAGAGGTTCAAAGCAAAGAGCTGCCTAAGCTTACCCGGATCGAGCGTTCGAAAATTTCTGTAGACGCTCCTGTGTACATTCCACCTGATTTGGATCGCCATATTTTGCGCGATGTTCCGCTGCCGCATATTATTCCTTATATCAATATGCAAATGCTGCTCGGTCATCATCTTGGCCTGAAGGGCAATGTAGAAAACCTGCTGAAGGAAAAGAACGAGAAGGCGGTTCATCTCAAAGAAACGGTTGACAACATTTTGCATGAAGGAACGACGAACGGGATTTTAAAGGCTAACGGTATGTACCGCTTCTTCCCGGCGCAGTCCTCAGGCAACGATATTATTATTTATGACGCTAAAGATCAGACGAAGGAAATCAAACGCTTCACCTTCCCGCGCCAGCAGGTAGAGCCATTCCTTTGTTTGGCTGATTTCCTGAAGCCTGTAGATAGTGGCATCATGGATTATGTTGGATTCCTCGTCGTAACGGCTGGCGAAGGTATTCGTGATTTGGCAGGGCAATGGAAGGATCAAGGCGACTACTTGCGTTCGCACGCGCTGCAATCGGTTGCGCTTGAGGTGGCAGAAGGGCTTGCTGAGCGCGTCCACCATATGATGCGGGATATTTGGGGCTACCCAGATCCGCATACGATGACGATGAAGCAGCGCCACGGCGCACGTTATCAAGGGATTCGCGTATCGTTTGGCTATCCGGCCTGTCCGGATCTGGAAGATCAAGGCCCATTGTTCGAGCTGATGAAGCCGGAGGATATTGGGGTTGAGTTGACAGAAGGCTTTATGATGGAGCCAGAAGCATCGGTATCTGCGATGGTATTTTCCCATCCGGAAGCGCAATATTTTAACGTTGAAAAGGTTGAGCGTTAG
- a CDS encoding LysM peptidoglycan-binding domain-containing protein → MIIYPESYQSIFSEKAPVKVAKMKSQINMAAVSNYALKLAVCLALFIVLFSGFLLVRTEASVNHVAPASAGEQMVVVAQGDTLWEIARKYSDSSDDIRWSVFQIRERNRLSSPDIWPGQKLVIPSS, encoded by the coding sequence ATGATCATTTATCCAGAATCCTATCAATCTATTTTTTCTGAGAAAGCACCTGTTAAGGTGGCAAAGATGAAATCGCAAATCAACATGGCTGCAGTTAGCAACTACGCTTTGAAGTTGGCAGTGTGTCTGGCCCTGTTTATTGTATTGTTTTCTGGTTTTTTATTGGTGCGTACAGAAGCTTCAGTAAATCATGTTGCACCAGCGTCTGCTGGAGAGCAGATGGTAGTAGTCGCACAAGGCGATACATTATGGGAGATTGCACGTAAATATTCGGACAGTTCTGATGATATACGCTGGTCCGTCTTTCAAATACGGGAGCGCAACCGGCTGTCGTCACCGGATATATGGCCTGGGCAGAAGCTGGTCATTCCTTCATCCTAG
- a CDS encoding HAD family hydrolase, which yields MAKLAVLFDLDDTLLWDDRSVQEAFDATCQAGAEAAGVDAVELEEAVRKEARSLYESYETFPFTKMIGINPFEGLWANFREGEQEEFRKLEQLAPTYRREAWTKGLKALGVDDQELGARLAEQFPAERRARPIVYDETFRLLDALKGKYKLLLLTNGSPDLQQEKLTGVPQLAPYFDHIIISGAFGEGKPAASIFRHALDSLGIEPEQGVMVGDKLTTDILGANTIGMDSVWINRHGAVRSDEIVPTYEIKHLEELLPLLG from the coding sequence ATGGCAAAGCTAGCGGTATTATTTGATTTGGATGACACGCTGCTATGGGATGACCGTAGTGTGCAAGAAGCATTTGATGCGACCTGTCAAGCAGGTGCGGAAGCAGCGGGCGTAGATGCGGTAGAGCTGGAGGAAGCTGTCCGCAAGGAGGCTCGCAGCCTATATGAATCGTATGAAACGTTCCCTTTTACGAAAATGATCGGAATTAATCCTTTCGAAGGCCTATGGGCCAACTTCCGTGAGGGAGAGCAGGAAGAGTTCAGAAAGCTGGAGCAGCTTGCACCAACTTATCGTCGTGAAGCATGGACGAAAGGACTTAAAGCACTTGGCGTTGACGATCAAGAGCTTGGTGCCAGACTGGCCGAGCAGTTTCCAGCAGAGCGTAGGGCGCGCCCGATCGTTTATGATGAAACGTTCCGACTGCTAGATGCGCTAAAGGGCAAATATAAGCTGCTGCTGCTGACGAACGGTTCTCCAGATTTGCAGCAGGAGAAGCTTACAGGCGTTCCACAGCTTGCTCCTTATTTTGATCATATCATTATTTCTGGCGCTTTCGGAGAAGGCAAGCCGGCAGCTTCGATTTTCCGCCATGCGCTGGACAGCCTGGGCATTGAACCGGAGCAGGGCGTTATGGTTGGGGACAAATTGACAACGGATATTCTGGGTGCTAATACGATTGGAATGGATTCGGTATGGATTAATCGCCATGGCGCTGTTCGCTCGGATGAAATTGTGCCTACATATGAAATCAAGCATTTAGAGGAATTGCTGCCGCTGCTGGGGTAA
- a CDS encoding DUF896 domain-containing protein has translation MEELIARINELSRKNKTIGLTPEELTERAELRSKYMEQFKSNFRQQLDTIKFVEDEENEAEDEKPQH, from the coding sequence ATGGAAGAGCTTATTGCAAGAATTAATGAATTATCCCGTAAAAATAAAACGATCGGTTTGACGCCCGAGGAACTGACGGAACGGGCTGAGCTGCGCAGTAAATATATGGAGCAGTTTAAAAGTAATTTTCGCCAGCAGCTTGATACGATTAAGTTCGTAGAAGATGAAGAGAATGAAGCGGAAGACGAGAAGCCACAGCATTAA
- a CDS encoding acireductone dioxygenase produces the protein MAEIRIRNTEERISGEQNVRAFLESQEVLYEHWDASKLPGHLQDKFILSDEEKAEILATYDVEIRELAQRRGYKTWDIVALSDATPGLDDILKRFEQVHTHTEDEVRAITAGRGIFIIKGSEEVGYFDVELEAGDVISVPETIPHFFTLMDNRQIVAVRLFIETEGWIAHPFEDPAFSKA, from the coding sequence ATGGCTGAGATTAGAATTCGCAATACTGAGGAAAGAATATCGGGCGAGCAGAACGTTCGCGCGTTTTTGGAAAGCCAAGAAGTCCTTTATGAACACTGGGATGCTAGCAAGTTGCCAGGCCATCTGCAAGATAAATTTATATTATCCGATGAAGAGAAAGCGGAAATTCTCGCTACTTACGATGTTGAAATTCGTGAGCTTGCCCAGCGTCGCGGTTACAAAACATGGGATATTGTTGCCCTTTCAGACGCTACACCAGGTCTTGATGATATTCTGAAACGTTTTGAGCAAGTGCATACGCACACAGAAGATGAAGTACGCGCAATTACAGCCGGACGCGGCATCTTTATTATTAAAGGCAGCGAAGAAGTCGGTTATTTCGACGTTGAGCTGGAAGCTGGAGACGTTATTTCGGTTCCAGAAACGATTCCTCACTTCTTTACTTTGATGGACAACCGCCAAATCGTTGCTGTTCGTCTGTTTATTGAAACAGAAGGCTGGATTGCCCACCCATTCGAAGACCCTGCTTTCTCAAAAGCTTGA
- the lexA gene encoding transcriptional repressor LexA: MSKASNRQQSILEFIKNEVREKGYPPSVREIGEAVGLASSSTVHGHLDRLEKKGLIRRDPTKPRAIEILDQEDVDGIIRPAVTHVPIVGKVTAGVPITATENIEEYFPISSHYVGDDDVFILNVIGESMIEAGIHNGDYVIVRQQQTATNGDIVVAMTEHDEATVKTFYREKDHIRLQPENVTMEPIRLKNVTILGKVIGLFRDFH, encoded by the coding sequence TTGTCCAAAGCTTCCAATCGCCAGCAGTCGATTCTGGAATTTATAAAGAACGAAGTTCGCGAGAAGGGTTATCCGCCTTCCGTACGTGAAATTGGAGAAGCAGTTGGACTTGCTTCAAGCTCAACCGTACATGGTCATCTGGACCGTCTGGAGAAGAAAGGACTTATCCGCCGCGATCCGACTAAGCCACGTGCTATCGAGATTTTGGACCAGGAAGATGTCGATGGAATTATACGCCCTGCTGTTACCCATGTACCGATCGTCGGTAAAGTTACTGCAGGTGTGCCGATTACCGCTACCGAGAATATTGAAGAATATTTCCCAATCTCTTCCCATTATGTAGGTGATGATGATGTATTCATTCTGAATGTCATTGGAGAGAGCATGATTGAAGCAGGCATACATAACGGCGACTACGTTATTGTGCGCCAGCAGCAAACCGCTACTAACGGTGATATTGTGGTCGCTATGACTGAGCACGATGAAGCAACGGTCAAAACCTTTTACCGTGAGAAGGATCATATCCGTCTCCAACCTGAGAACGTAACAATGGAACCTATTCGCCTGAAGAATGTTACGATTTTAGGCAAAGTCATTGGCTTGTTCCGGGATTTCCATTAA
- a CDS encoding aldo/keto reductase, with translation MKYQLLGRSGLAVSELCLGTMTFGNTTNEQDSLEMINRFVERGGNFLDTANVYVSGRSEEIVGKAIKGRRSEMVVATKVRMTTSPDINGVGLSRKHIMDGVEASLKRLQTDYIDLYQVHVWDHATPIEETLRTLDDLVTSGKVRYIGCSNFFAWQLMKSLAWSDASRYVRFVSLQPQYSLVSRQMDREMMSLCLEENVGVIPWAPLGGGFLTGRYDRTEPTEGRLTSKVGESAWANRASEHNFAVLDAVVAAAKELDKTPAQVSLNWLLQREGITSPIFGASTLAQYEDNMGAVGWSMPEEVWNRLDEVSALAEDYPNRFIAKFKRPF, from the coding sequence ATGAAATACCAATTGCTTGGACGTAGTGGACTGGCTGTTTCTGAACTTTGTCTTGGAACAATGACGTTTGGCAATACAACGAATGAACAGGATTCGCTTGAAATGATCAATCGTTTTGTTGAACGAGGTGGTAATTTTTTAGATACGGCTAACGTTTATGTAAGCGGACGCTCTGAAGAGATAGTTGGGAAAGCCATTAAAGGGCGTCGTTCGGAGATGGTCGTTGCGACGAAAGTTAGAATGACAACATCGCCTGATATTAATGGAGTAGGCTTGTCCCGCAAGCATATTATGGACGGCGTTGAAGCGAGCCTTAAGCGACTGCAAACCGACTACATTGACTTGTATCAGGTTCACGTATGGGATCATGCTACACCGATTGAAGAGACGCTGCGGACGCTCGATGACCTTGTCACATCAGGCAAGGTACGTTATATCGGCTGTTCCAACTTTTTTGCGTGGCAGCTTATGAAATCCTTAGCTTGGAGCGATGCTAGTCGTTATGTACGCTTTGTTTCGCTGCAGCCTCAATATAGCCTTGTCAGCCGTCAAATGGATCGCGAAATGATGTCACTTTGTCTGGAAGAAAACGTGGGTGTTATACCATGGGCTCCGCTTGGTGGCGGTTTTCTGACGGGCAGGTATGATCGCACTGAGCCGACAGAGGGCAGATTGACTAGCAAAGTAGGCGAAAGCGCTTGGGCAAATCGGGCAAGTGAGCACAATTTTGCTGTTTTGGATGCTGTAGTAGCGGCCGCCAAGGAGCTTGATAAAACACCTGCTCAAGTTTCATTAAATTGGCTGCTGCAGAGGGAAGGCATTACGTCCCCAATCTTTGGAGCTAGTACGCTTGCGCAATATGAGGATAATATGGGAGCTGTCGGCTGGTCGATGCCTGAAGAGGTATGGAATCGTCTGGACGAGGTCAGTGCGCTTGCCGAAGACTATCCGAATCGTTTTATTGCAAAATTCAAACGCCCGTTTTAA